One genomic region from Camelus bactrianus isolate YW-2024 breed Bactrian camel chromosome 3, ASM4877302v1, whole genome shotgun sequence encodes:
- the LOC123613234 gene encoding bromodomain-containing protein 8, protein MGHEWVWLDSEQDYPSDSELSNDCRSLFSSWDSSLDLDVGSWRETEEPGAEELEESSPGRESSELLVGDGGSEESQEEAEQVSHQNLLHFFSEVAYLMEPLCISSKESGEGCCPPSGTTQQEAREIEVIEGEEEPCREPEELSAKVDLLVAEKSSLEENGRPEVAPAPSDIWVLQEQPTGSEEGEVQQESKEEDQGEGYVSEMEDQCSSGECDDGFHIQETPLVNILFSHATSSKLSDLSHSDPVQDHLLFKKTLLPVWKMIASHRFSSPFLKPVSERQAPGYKDVVKRPMDLTSLKRNLSKGRIRTMAQFQRDLMLMFQNAVMYNDSDHHVYHMAVEMQREVLEQIQVLSIWLDKRRDLTSLE, encoded by the exons ATGGGGCATGAATGGGTTTGGTTGGATTCTGAACAAGACTATCCCAGTGACTCTGAATTGAGCAACGACTGCAGGTCCCTCTTCAGCTCATGGGACTCCAGTCTGGATCTTGATGTGGGCAGCTGGAGGGAAACTGAGGAGCCAGGGGCTGAAGAACTAGAGGAAAGCAGCCCCGGGAGAGAATCTAGTGAGCTGCTTGTGGGGGACGGAGGCAGTGAGGAATCTCAGGAAGAGGCAGAGCAAGTCAGCCACCAGAACCTCCTGCACTTTTTCTCTGAG GTAGCTTATTTAATGGAGCCACTGTGCATTAGCAGCAAAGAATCAGGTGAAGGCTGCTGCCCTCCATCTGGTACCACACAGCAAGAGGCAAGGGAAATTGAAGTTATTGAAGGAGAAGAGGAGCCCTGCAGAGAGCCCGAAGAGCTTTCAGCCAAGGTAGACCTCTTGGTAGCTGAGAAGTCATCACTGGAAGAAAATGGAAGGCCAGAAGTGGCTCCAGCTCCTTCTGATATTTGGGTACTTCAGGAACAACCCACAGGGAGTGAAGAG GGGGAGGTTCAGCAAGAATCCAAAGAGGAGGACCAGGGTGAAGGATATGTGTCTGAGATGGAAGACCAGTGTTCTTCAGGTGAATGTGATGATGGCTTCCACATCCAGGAGACTCCTCTGGTGAATATCCTTTTCAGCCATGCTACCTCCTCAAAGCT GTCTGATCTAAGCCATAGTGACCCTGTTCAGGATCATTTGCTATTTAAGAAGACTCTCCTGCCAGTATGGAAGATGATTGCCAGTCACAG GTTCAGTAGTCCATTTCTGAAGCCTGTGTCAGAAAGGCAGGCCCCTGGATACAAGGATGTGGTGAAAAG ACCCATGGACTTAACTAGCCTGAAAAGGAATCTGTCTAAGGGACGGATTCGCACCATGGCTCAGTTCCAGCGGGACCTGATGCTGATGTTCCAAAATGCTGTGATGTACAATGACTCTGATCATCATGTGTACCATATGGCTGTGGAGATGCAGCGAGAAGTCTTGGAGCAGATTCAG